Proteins from a genomic interval of Rhizobium leguminosarum:
- a CDS encoding MBL fold metallo-hydrolase, whose amino-acid sequence MTTELFQVKFWGVRGSIPVSGPEFDRYGGNTSCIEIRCGEHRMIFDAGSGLREAGLSMLADSVSDVDLFFSHCHYDHIIGLPFFKAIYYPSINVNIWSGHLDGKMSTREMVEQFISPPWFPVKTDICQATMNFSDFHAGQVLNPRPGIEIKTFMLNHPGGAIGYRIEWQGRSIALIYDIEHTPGSYDPVALEMMQDADLVVYDCTYNEDEMQRFKGFGHSTWQHGTELAKMAGAKRFALFHHAPSRTDEQLAQMEAQAQAAFPESFAARDNQTVLI is encoded by the coding sequence GAACTGTTTCAGGTAAAATTTTGGGGCGTCCGCGGCAGTATTCCCGTGTCAGGCCCCGAGTTCGATCGCTACGGCGGTAACACTTCCTGCATCGAGATTCGCTGCGGAGAGCATCGGATGATCTTCGACGCAGGCTCCGGCCTACGCGAGGCCGGGCTGTCGATGCTCGCCGACAGCGTCAGCGACGTCGACCTGTTTTTCAGCCACTGCCATTACGATCACATCATCGGTCTGCCGTTCTTCAAGGCAATCTATTATCCCTCGATCAACGTCAACATCTGGTCCGGCCATCTCGATGGCAAGATGAGCACCCGGGAAATGGTCGAGCAGTTCATCAGCCCGCCCTGGTTTCCCGTCAAAACTGATATCTGTCAGGCGACGATGAATTTCAGCGATTTTCATGCCGGTCAGGTGCTGAACCCGCGCCCAGGCATTGAGATCAAAACCTTCATGCTGAACCATCCAGGTGGGGCGATTGGTTACCGCATTGAATGGCAGGGCCGTTCGATCGCTCTTATCTACGATATAGAACACACCCCCGGTTCCTACGATCCGGTCGCGCTCGAGATGATGCAGGACGCTGATCTCGTCGTCTACGATTGCACCTACAATGAAGACGAGATGCAGCGTTTCAAGGGCTTCGGCCATTCGACCTGGCAGCATGGCACCGAGCTTGCGAAGATGGCAGGCGCCAAGCGCTTCGCGCTCTTCCATCACGCCCCTTCCCGGACGGACGAACAGCTGGCGCAGATGGAAGCGCAGGCCCAGGCCGCCTTCCCTGAATCCTTCGCCGCGCGCGACAATCAGACCGTATTGATCTAG
- a CDS encoding GFA family protein, whose protein sequence is MTVLSGKCLCGQVRISVRGEPLRVGICHCTDCRQESGSAFTFYGIWPADQFEHSGGTAAFQGRHFCPGCGSRLFSADDREAEIKLGILSEAPTPLVPSYELWTKRREPWLRPVEGAKQYDEDRK, encoded by the coding sequence ATGACCGTGCTTTCCGGAAAGTGTCTCTGCGGGCAGGTGCGCATTTCCGTCCGGGGCGAACCCTTACGCGTTGGGATCTGTCATTGCACGGACTGTCGGCAGGAAAGCGGTTCGGCCTTTACCTTCTATGGCATCTGGCCCGCCGACCAATTCGAACATTCAGGGGGAACCGCCGCGTTCCAAGGCCGGCATTTCTGTCCCGGTTGTGGCTCGCGGCTGTTTTCCGCCGATGACCGGGAGGCGGAAATCAAGCTTGGCATCCTCTCCGAGGCGCCGACGCCTCTGGTGCCGAGCTACGAACTCTGGACCAAACGCCGCGAACCGTGGCTGCGACCGGTGGAAGGCGCAAAGCAGTATGACGAAGACCGAAAGTGA
- a CDS encoding alpha/beta fold hydrolase — MAILVRHRWITVAGVETFYREAGREDAPVLLLPHGYPCSSYEFRNLMPRLADRWRLIAPDFPGAGYSGTPDDFDYSFDGYAAWLEAFVDAMHVDRFVLYLHDFGSPIGARLAIKDPHRVAGLIIQNGDIPYEDALGPKYADIEATWTLPRSEMRKVLAEAISEAAFKEEFLNDLPPPLADTIPPDLWKLHWLLITPRRKDIAIDLIAGLKENRAWFPEHRKYLSEYRPPTLIVWGPNDHYMPEKSARAYLRDLPDAELHLLGGGHWLLETHLDDVVALMREFLERVHAPEP; from the coding sequence GTGGCCATTCTTGTCCGACATCGCTGGATTACTGTTGCCGGCGTCGAAACCTTTTACCGCGAGGCCGGCCGGGAAGATGCGCCGGTCTTGTTGCTGCCGCACGGATATCCCTGCTCATCCTATGAATTTCGCAATCTCATGCCGCGCCTTGCCGACCGCTGGCGCCTGATTGCGCCGGATTTCCCGGGTGCGGGCTATAGCGGTACGCCGGATGATTTCGACTATAGCTTCGATGGATATGCCGCCTGGCTGGAGGCCTTCGTCGATGCGATGCATGTCGACCGGTTTGTCCTCTACCTCCACGACTTCGGCTCGCCGATCGGTGCGCGGTTGGCAATCAAAGACCCTCACCGCGTCGCCGGGCTGATCATCCAGAATGGCGATATCCCCTATGAAGATGCCCTCGGACCGAAATATGCGGATATCGAGGCGACATGGACGCTTCCGAGATCGGAGATGAGGAAGGTGCTGGCGGAGGCGATCAGCGAGGCGGCCTTCAAGGAGGAGTTCCTCAACGATCTGCCGCCTCCCCTGGCCGATACGATCCCGCCCGATCTCTGGAAGCTGCATTGGTTGCTGATCACGCCGCGGCGCAAGGACATCGCCATAGACCTCATCGCCGGACTGAAGGAGAACCGGGCCTGGTTCCCGGAACACCGGAAATATCTCAGCGAATACCGGCCGCCGACCTTGATCGTCTGGGGTCCGAACGACCACTACATGCCGGAAAAGTCGGCTCGGGCCTATCTGCGCGATCTGCCGGATGCCGAACTCCATCTGCTCGGCGGCGGCCACTGGCTGCTCGAGACGCATCTCGATGACGTCGTGGCACTCATGCGCGAATTCCTTGAACGGGTTCACGCGCCTGAGCCTTGA
- a CDS encoding Rrf2 family transcriptional regulator translates to MRNDSRLSRMLHVLIHMDKHQHSATSDMIAKMLNTNPVVVRRTMAGLREQGYVRSEKGHGGGWTLVRPLSEISLLDVYRAIGEPHLFAIGPADDQPQCLVEQAVNVALGDAMKEAQALLLQRLDSVTLDKIAADFEAKLTTLPATSYSCAS, encoded by the coding sequence ATGCGCAATGACAGCCGCCTTTCACGCATGCTGCACGTGCTGATCCACATGGATAAGCACCAGCATTCGGCGACCTCCGACATGATTGCGAAAATGCTGAATACCAATCCGGTGGTCGTGCGCCGCACCATGGCCGGCCTTCGCGAACAGGGCTATGTCCGCTCCGAAAAGGGCCATGGCGGCGGCTGGACGCTGGTGCGTCCGTTATCTGAGATCAGCCTGCTCGACGTCTACCGCGCCATCGGCGAGCCGCATCTCTTCGCCATCGGCCCAGCCGACGATCAGCCGCAGTGTCTTGTGGAACAGGCGGTGAATGTCGCCCTCGGCGACGCGATGAAGGAAGCCCAGGCCCTGCTCCTGCAACGGCTGGACAGCGTGACACTGGACAAAATCGCGGCCGACTTCGAGGCAAAACTTACCACGCTCCCGGCCACATCCTATTCCTGCGCTTCCTGA
- a CDS encoding polysaccharide deacetylase family protein has protein sequence MTDGIAWDPLHRELDRWQAAGRVARLWLRDDDAVEPTSDLETLLALTGESRVPLALAVIPGLTGEALALRLAEEAGVAVAVHGWSHTNYAGPHGKKQELGGERAAEAVLGELGEGFRLLERLYPARFLPVLVPPWNRIDAALIPALPSLGFAALSVYGRAKQDGPMPLLNTHVDIIDWHGTRGGRSAGELVEELVAELDDRFAGSDEPIGVLTHHLVHDAAAWDFLSALFATTARHPAVRWSPASALLKAQAREPVQGIRA, from the coding sequence ATGACCGACGGGATAGCCTGGGACCCCTTGCACCGAGAGCTTGACCGCTGGCAGGCCGCCGGCCGCGTGGCGCGCTTGTGGCTGCGAGACGACGATGCGGTCGAGCCGACGTCTGATCTGGAGACGCTGCTGGCGCTGACTGGCGAAAGCCGGGTGCCGCTGGCGCTTGCCGTCATTCCCGGCCTGACCGGCGAGGCCCTGGCCCTGCGGCTGGCGGAGGAGGCGGGCGTCGCGGTCGCGGTGCATGGTTGGTCTCATACGAATTACGCGGGGCCGCACGGGAAGAAGCAGGAACTCGGCGGCGAGCGGGCGGCTGAGGCCGTGCTCGGCGAGTTGGGCGAAGGGTTCCGGTTGCTGGAGCGGCTGTATCCGGCCCGCTTCCTGCCAGTGCTGGTGCCGCCGTGGAACCGGATCGACGCGGCTCTCATCCCGGCGCTGCCCAGCCTCGGATTTGCAGCCCTTTCAGTCTATGGGCGGGCAAAGCAGGATGGGCCGATGCCGCTCCTCAACACCCATGTCGACATCATCGACTGGCACGGCACGCGCGGCGGACGGAGCGCGGGGGAATTGGTGGAAGAGCTGGTGGCCGAGCTTGACGACCGGTTTGCCGGCAGCGACGAGCCCATCGGCGTGCTCACGCACCATCTGGTGCATGACGCGGCCGCATGGGATTTTCTGTCAGCCTTGTTTGCGACGACAGCCCGGCATCCCGCCGTCCGCTGGTCGCCGGCGTCGGCACTTCTCAAGGCTCAGGCGCGTGAACCCGTTCAAGGAATTCGCGCATGA
- a CDS encoding glycosyltransferase family 4 protein, whose translation MRVAFYAPMKSPNHPVPSGDRLMARLLIRALELGGHQVDIASEFRTYASTPEAAAALEPAIGAELERLRLRWKSGPRPELWFCYHPYYKSPDPFGPVISAEFAIPYVTAEASYAAKRDRTGWATSQKRVGEAIKRAAVNISFTERDKAGLADAFPQARLAGLKPFIDTALFEKVSSAADPRRLMTVAMMRAGDKMDSYAMLATALRLIEDRAWTLAVIGDGPMRQEVQALFAGLAGRIEWLGERNAVEIAELLGRGGIYVWPGCGEAYGLAYLEAQAAGLPVVAQETAGVPDVVEAGVTGLLTPDGDVAAYAEAVAALLDDRHRRDAMGQAARRFVLDDRSLAMAARVLNGILRDSAATGVTR comes from the coding sequence ATGCGGGTGGCTTTTTACGCGCCGATGAAATCGCCGAACCATCCGGTGCCCTCAGGCGACCGGCTGATGGCGCGGCTGTTGATCCGGGCGCTGGAGCTTGGTGGGCATCAGGTCGACATCGCCTCCGAATTCCGCACCTATGCCTCGACACCGGAGGCGGCAGCCGCGCTCGAACCCGCCATCGGCGCCGAACTGGAGCGGCTGCGGCTGAGATGGAAATCTGGGCCGCGACCGGAACTCTGGTTCTGCTACCACCCCTATTACAAATCGCCTGATCCCTTCGGGCCTGTTATCTCTGCCGAATTCGCCATTCCCTATGTCACCGCGGAAGCCTCCTATGCGGCAAAACGCGACCGAACCGGCTGGGCAACATCACAGAAGCGCGTGGGCGAGGCGATCAAGCGCGCGGCGGTCAATATCAGCTTCACCGAGCGTGACAAGGCCGGGCTTGCCGACGCCTTTCCGCAGGCGCGCCTTGCCGGGCTGAAACCCTTCATCGACACGGCGTTGTTCGAGAAGGTGTCGTCGGCGGCCGATCCGCGCCGGCTGATGACGGTCGCGATGATGCGGGCCGGTGACAAGATGGACAGTTATGCGATGCTCGCAACAGCATTGCGGCTCATCGAAGACCGCGCGTGGACGCTTGCCGTCATCGGCGATGGGCCGATGCGCCAGGAGGTGCAGGCGCTGTTTGCCGGTCTTGCCGGCCGCATCGAATGGCTGGGCGAGCGGAATGCCGTCGAGATCGCCGAATTGCTCGGACGCGGCGGCATCTATGTCTGGCCTGGCTGCGGCGAGGCTTACGGCCTTGCCTATCTGGAGGCCCAGGCCGCCGGCCTCCCTGTCGTCGCGCAGGAAACGGCAGGCGTGCCTGATGTGGTCGAGGCTGGTGTGACCGGGTTGCTGACACCTGATGGCGATGTCGCCGCCTATGCAGAGGCCGTGGCTGCCCTGCTTGACGACAGGCATAGGCGTGACGCCATGGGGCAGGCGGCGCGGCGCTTCGTGCTCGACGATCGCTCGCTTGCGATGGCGGCGCGGGTATTGAACGGAATTTTGCGGGACAGCGCAGCAACAGGAGTGACGCGATGA
- a CDS encoding DUF805 domain-containing protein has translation MGFTEAVRTVLKQKYATFSGRASRSEYWWFMLFCLLALFPLMIVAFVLAFATSGGGAPSPIHYTVVIWMLFTLAILLPLISLQVRRFHDRNISVWWFLALFIPSFIPYVVLVTVPVTIVISMLPGTEGPNKFGADPLRPERSAEVFA, from the coding sequence ATGGGGTTCACCGAAGCTGTTCGGACTGTTCTGAAGCAGAAATATGCGACCTTTTCCGGCAGGGCATCCCGCTCGGAATATTGGTGGTTCATGCTATTCTGTCTGCTGGCGCTGTTCCCACTTATGATTGTGGCCTTTGTGCTCGCCTTCGCAACCAGTGGCGGTGGAGCCCCGTCGCCGATTCACTATACAGTGGTCATCTGGATGTTGTTCACACTCGCAATTCTTTTGCCGCTGATATCTCTGCAGGTTCGCCGCTTCCATGATCGCAACATTTCCGTTTGGTGGTTTCTCGCGCTGTTTATCCCGAGCTTTATTCCCTATGTCGTTCTTGTCACAGTCCCAGTGACTATTGTTATTTCCATGCTTCCGGGCACAGAAGGTCCGAACAAGTTCGGGGCGGATCCGCTGCGTCCGGAACGAAGCGCAGAGGTATTTGCTTAG
- a CDS encoding NAD(P)/FAD-dependent oxidoreductase: MSFEAIIIGGNFAGLSAAMQLVRARRRVLLVDAGAPRNRFSEASHGFLGQDGQTPAAIMREGKLQLSLYPTITIREGKVVRAQSDGDGFIVGTEDGGEERAARIVLATGVSDTLPEIPGLRERWGRSALHCPYCHGFEVGGGRLGVLANHPHSAHSAMMIPDWGATTFFTQALFEPDEEQLVKLTARDVRIERSPIVELLGDNPKLEAVRLADGRVVPLDAVFVAPKTAMASPVAEQLGCSFDDGPFGPIIRIADNKETTVKGVFAAGDAASAMHNATLASASGVLAGVHCHQSLVMQSAA; this comes from the coding sequence ATGTCGTTCGAAGCCATCATCATCGGCGGAAACTTTGCCGGCCTTTCGGCTGCCATGCAGCTGGTCCGGGCACGGCGGCGGGTTCTGCTCGTCGACGCCGGCGCGCCGCGCAATCGCTTTTCTGAAGCGTCACACGGTTTTCTCGGCCAGGACGGCCAGACGCCGGCGGCGATCATGCGGGAAGGAAAACTGCAGCTTTCGCTTTATCCGACCATCACCATCCGCGAGGGGAAAGTCGTCCGGGCGCAAAGCGATGGTGACGGGTTCATTGTCGGCACCGAAGACGGCGGCGAAGAACGAGCCGCGCGCATCGTGCTCGCAACCGGCGTCAGCGACACGCTGCCCGAAATCCCCGGCCTGCGGGAGCGATGGGGCCGCTCCGCGCTGCACTGCCCCTATTGTCACGGTTTTGAGGTCGGCGGCGGCAGGCTCGGCGTTCTCGCGAACCATCCCCATTCGGCCCATTCGGCCATGATGATCCCGGACTGGGGCGCGACGACCTTTTTCACCCAGGCGCTGTTCGAGCCCGATGAAGAGCAATTGGTGAAGTTGACGGCTCGTGATGTCCGGATCGAACGCAGCCCTATCGTGGAATTGTTGGGCGACAATCCGAAGCTTGAGGCCGTTCGCCTCGCCGATGGCCGCGTCGTGCCGCTCGATGCCGTCTTCGTCGCGCCGAAAACTGCGATGGCGAGCCCGGTTGCCGAACAGCTCGGCTGCTCCTTCGACGACGGCCCGTTCGGGCCAATCATTCGGATCGCCGATAACAAGGAAACCACCGTCAAGGGTGTCTTCGCCGCCGGCGATGCGGCAAGCGCCATGCACAATGCCACGCTCGCCTCCGCCTCAGGCGTTCTCGCCGGCGTGCACTGCCATCAATCGCTTGTCATGCAGTCGGCCGCATAA
- a CDS encoding FkbM family methyltransferase, whose amino-acid sequence MPGKPWLTAKYWSRRLRKARNAAASRFFDTRFGRRLLIENIGPRVVSMTVDAGDHLMTFSPADYIGRKVFRKGHFEREAVDRLIVILRERGLLRKDATLLEIGGNIGTQTVYFALSDTYIKIVSIEPDPRNFPLLQLNIRQNRLEEKVRLVNCAAGEHEGEIDFFLNLNNHGKSSAIRQSPSDRKISVPVKPVSEILAGLSVDPASIGLVWMDIEGYEPVACQSMQPLLARRVPLYMEFTPLFYGREGTKAFISMLSGFYEDCLVLFEDREVEMKVSELPGEFDQYNVLFLP is encoded by the coding sequence ATGCCCGGCAAGCCCTGGTTGACCGCCAAATACTGGAGCCGCCGGCTGCGCAAGGCGCGCAATGCGGCGGCTTCGCGCTTCTTCGACACCCGCTTCGGGCGCCGCCTGCTGATCGAGAATATCGGCCCACGCGTGGTCTCGATGACGGTCGATGCGGGCGACCATCTCATGACCTTCTCGCCCGCCGACTATATCGGCCGCAAGGTCTTCCGGAAGGGTCATTTCGAGCGCGAGGCCGTCGACCGGCTGATCGTCATCCTGCGCGAGCGCGGCCTCTTGCGAAAGGATGCGACGCTGCTCGAGATCGGCGGCAATATCGGGACCCAGACCGTCTATTTCGCCCTCAGCGACACCTACATCAAGATCGTCAGCATCGAGCCCGATCCACGCAATTTCCCGCTGCTTCAACTTAACATCCGCCAGAACCGGCTGGAGGAGAAGGTCCGCCTCGTCAACTGCGCTGCCGGCGAGCACGAAGGCGAGATCGACTTTTTCCTCAACCTCAACAATCACGGCAAGAGCAGCGCCATCCGCCAGAGCCCGAGCGACAGGAAGATCAGCGTGCCGGTGAAGCCGGTCTCCGAGATCCTTGCTGGACTTTCGGTCGACCCGGCCTCAATCGGCCTCGTCTGGATGGATATTGAGGGCTACGAGCCGGTCGCCTGCCAGTCGATGCAGCCGCTGCTTGCCCGCCGCGTGCCGCTCTATATGGAGTTCACGCCGCTCTTCTACGGGCGTGAGGGAACGAAAGCCTTCATATCCATGCTGTCCGGCTTCTACGAGGATTGCCTCGTCCTCTTCGAGGACCGCGAGGTGGAGATGAAGGTCAGCGAACTGCCGGGAGAGTTCGACCAGTACAACGTGCTGTTTTTGCCTTAG
- a CDS encoding ABC transporter ATP-binding protein, whose amino-acid sequence MTRKKLDFRADAYRHVLGFVFRHWTHRPLLVGIIIVLVVVSTLAEVMVPVFSGRIVDAIAGSNAADGALRAFVIVVALGLTSVVLRWFIFNGIIRLTLRTMADVVNNGFHKVQRFSTDWHANSFAGSTVRKITRGMWALDSLNDLLLVALLPSIVMLVGASIVLGSYWPIMGLLVAAGSLIYIGVTVALSMGFVSPAARLANAWDTKLGGALADAISCNSVVKAFGAENREEGRLRHVLTKWDSRTRRTWRRGTLSGTIQGFMMVSMQAGILGTGLVMWQQGLATPGDITFVLAMFFVLQGYLRNVGQDIRNLQRAVNDMEELVLLDKMPLGIEDKPNAKPIKIGEGEIVFDRVTFQYGAHPTPLYEDFSVTIKPGERVGLVGHSGSGKTTFVKLIQRLYDVNAGEIRIDGQNIAEAKQSSLRGQIAIVQQEPILFHRTLAENIAYSRPNASRREIEQAAKQASAHDFIMELPKGYETMVGERGVKLSGGERQRVAIARAFLADAPVLILDEATSSLDSESEVQIQQAMERLMNGRTTLVIAHRLSTVRALDRLLVFDKGKIAEEGDHPALIRLNNGIYRRLFERQALELTKGLVA is encoded by the coding sequence ATGACTCGCAAGAAGCTCGATTTCCGCGCCGATGCCTATCGCCATGTGCTCGGCTTTGTTTTCCGTCATTGGACCCATCGGCCTCTATTGGTGGGCATTATTATTGTGCTTGTGGTCGTCAGCACGCTGGCCGAAGTCATGGTGCCGGTGTTTTCCGGCCGGATCGTCGATGCCATTGCCGGCAGCAACGCGGCTGATGGTGCTCTGCGCGCCTTCGTCATCGTCGTGGCTCTTGGCCTCACCAGCGTGGTGCTGCGCTGGTTCATCTTCAACGGCATCATCCGGCTGACGCTGCGTACCATGGCGGATGTGGTCAATAACGGTTTCCACAAGGTGCAGCGGTTCTCGACCGACTGGCACGCCAACAGCTTTGCCGGTTCGACGGTGCGCAAGATCACCCGCGGCATGTGGGCGCTCGACTCGCTTAACGACTTGCTGCTGGTCGCCCTGCTTCCGTCCATCGTCATGCTGGTGGGCGCCAGTATCGTGCTCGGCAGCTATTGGCCGATCATGGGCCTGCTCGTGGCTGCGGGGTCGCTGATCTATATCGGCGTGACGGTGGCACTATCCATGGGCTTCGTGTCGCCGGCGGCACGGCTTGCCAATGCGTGGGACACCAAGCTTGGTGGTGCGCTGGCGGATGCCATCAGCTGCAATTCGGTGGTCAAGGCCTTCGGTGCTGAAAACCGCGAAGAGGGACGCTTGCGCCACGTGCTGACCAAATGGGACAGCCGCACGCGACGGACATGGAGGCGCGGCACATTGAGCGGCACGATCCAGGGCTTCATGATGGTTTCCATGCAGGCAGGTATTCTGGGAACGGGCCTGGTCATGTGGCAGCAGGGGCTGGCGACGCCTGGCGACATCACCTTCGTGCTGGCCATGTTCTTCGTTCTGCAAGGCTATCTGCGCAATGTCGGCCAGGACATCCGCAATCTGCAGCGTGCCGTCAACGACATGGAAGAACTGGTGCTGCTCGACAAGATGCCGCTCGGCATCGAGGACAAGCCGAACGCCAAGCCGATCAAGATTGGCGAGGGTGAGATCGTCTTCGATCGCGTCACCTTCCAATATGGCGCGCATCCCACCCCGCTTTATGAGGATTTCTCGGTCACCATCAAGCCGGGTGAGCGCGTAGGCCTGGTGGGACATTCGGGCTCCGGCAAGACGACCTTCGTCAAGCTCATCCAGCGCCTCTATGACGTGAACGCGGGCGAAATCCGCATTGACGGCCAGAATATTGCAGAGGCCAAGCAATCAAGCCTGCGCGGCCAGATTGCCATCGTGCAGCAGGAGCCCATCCTGTTCCACCGCACGTTGGCGGAAAACATCGCCTATTCAAGGCCGAACGCCTCGCGGCGCGAGATCGAGCAGGCGGCGAAACAGGCCAGTGCCCACGACTTCATCATGGAGCTTCCCAAGGGCTATGAGACGATGGTCGGGGAACGCGGCGTCAAACTGTCGGGCGGCGAGCGGCAGCGTGTCGCCATTGCCCGTGCCTTTCTGGCTGATGCGCCGGTGCTGATCCTGGACGAGGCGACGTCGAGTCTCGACAGTGAGAGCGAAGTGCAGATCCAGCAGGCCATGGAACGCCTGATGAATGGCCGCACGACGCTGGTGATCGCTCATCGGCTGTCCACGGTTAGAGCGCTGGACCGGCTGCTGGTCTTCGACAAGGGAAAGATTGCCGAAGAAGGCGACCATCCGGCGCTGATCAGGCTCAATAACGGTATCTATCGCCGGCTGTTCGAACGGCAGGCGCTCGAACTGACCAAGGGTCTGGTGGCGTAA
- a CDS encoding adenylate/guanylate cyclase domain-containing protein: MTTVSATGIFSERTIRRARLGSGLVIFVFVLLHLSNHAIGLISVSAADKAAHLFLAIWRNPVGTAIFYFSVIIHIALVLRAIYMRRSLVMPKGEMAQIVLGLMIPLLLFDHVIGTRIAHEYYGYIDDYETVVGSLWIRSPANGARQALAVVAVWIHGCIGIHFWLRYRSWYPDFAPLMLALAILVPVLALLGFVEMGRTLADPSYQQSMTVSTYKEGVNTRYASNPEVHRQVAMIRAGLYGAFSASLLIVVAARARRKLKERLDQVAVHYPGGEVIRVPRGFSVLEASRLGGLPHYAVCGGKGQCSTCRVQILGDYESLPAPDKMEQTTLKRINAGPDVRLACQLRPNRDVAVAPLLVPAIEAALPANSQETSPGREREIAVLFVDIRHFTTLTETRLPFDVVFLLNRYFAIIGKAVEQAGGRLDKFIGDGAMALFGLNTAPEEACRQALNAAAVIVAEIEKLATELADELALPLRIAIGIHTGPAVVGTMGYGRVRSMTAIGDTVNVASRLESAAKEFEAAIVISEPVASLSGADLSGVESREISVRGRALPLKVYVIPRQKAAEPLEGKT, encoded by the coding sequence ATGACGACGGTCTCGGCCACAGGGATTTTTTCGGAGCGTACGATCAGAAGGGCGAGGCTCGGTTCCGGCCTCGTCATTTTTGTCTTCGTCCTGCTGCATTTGTCGAACCATGCGATCGGCCTGATTTCCGTCTCCGCCGCCGATAAAGCCGCCCATCTCTTTCTGGCGATCTGGCGCAATCCTGTCGGTACCGCCATCTTCTATTTCTCGGTCATCATCCATATCGCGCTGGTGCTACGCGCCATCTATATGCGCCGCAGCCTCGTCATGCCGAAGGGGGAAATGGCGCAGATCGTGCTCGGCCTGATGATCCCGCTGCTTCTCTTCGATCATGTCATCGGCACGCGCATCGCCCACGAGTACTACGGCTACATCGACGACTACGAGACGGTCGTCGGTTCGCTGTGGATCAGATCTCCGGCGAACGGCGCGCGGCAGGCGCTCGCCGTCGTCGCCGTCTGGATCCACGGTTGCATCGGCATCCATTTCTGGCTGCGCTACCGCTCCTGGTACCCAGATTTTGCTCCGCTCATGCTGGCTCTCGCCATCCTCGTGCCGGTGCTCGCGCTGCTGGGCTTCGTCGAAATGGGCCGGACGCTCGCCGACCCTTCCTACCAGCAGTCAATGACGGTCAGCACTTACAAGGAGGGCGTCAACACCCGTTACGCCTCGAACCCGGAAGTTCACCGGCAGGTCGCCATGATCCGCGCCGGGCTCTACGGCGCCTTCTCCGCCTCGCTGCTCATCGTCGTCGCCGCCCGCGCCAGGCGCAAGCTCAAGGAGCGGCTCGACCAGGTCGCCGTGCATTATCCGGGCGGCGAGGTCATCCGCGTGCCGCGCGGCTTCTCGGTGCTGGAAGCGAGCCGGCTCGGCGGCCTGCCGCATTATGCCGTCTGCGGCGGCAAGGGCCAGTGCTCCACCTGCCGCGTGCAGATCCTTGGCGATTACGAAAGCCTGCCTGCCCCCGATAAGATGGAACAGACGACACTGAAGCGCATCAATGCCGGCCCCGACGTCCGGCTCGCCTGCCAGCTTCGCCCGAACCGCGACGTTGCCGTCGCGCCGCTTCTCGTGCCGGCGATCGAGGCAGCACTTCCCGCCAACAGCCAGGAGACCAGCCCCGGACGCGAGCGCGAGATCGCCGTGCTCTTCGTCGATATCCGCCATTTTACCACGCTGACGGAAACTCGCCTGCCCTTCGACGTCGTCTTCCTGCTGAACCGCTATTTCGCCATCATCGGCAAGGCGGTGGAGCAGGCGGGCGGTCGGCTCGACAAGTTCATCGGCGACGGCGCCATGGCGCTCTTCGGGCTCAACACGGCGCCGGAGGAAGCCTGCCGCCAGGCGCTCAACGCGGCAGCAGTGATCGTCGCCGAGATAGAGAAACTCGCCACCGAGCTGGCCGACGAACTGGCGCTGCCGCTGCGCATCGCGATCGGCATTCACACCGGCCCGGCCGTCGTCGGCACGATGGGATACGGCCGGGTGCGCAGCATGACAGCGATCGGCGACACCGTGAATGTTGCGAGCCGGTTGGAAAGTGCCGCCAAGGAATTCGAGGCAGCGATCGTCATCTCCGAACCGGTGGCGAGCCTTTCCGGTGCTGATCTTTCCGGCGTCGAAAGCCGTGAAATCAGCGTGCGCGGCCGGGCCCTGCCCTTGAAAGTCTACGTCATTCCGAGACAGAAAGCGGCAGAACCGCTCGAAGGAAAAACCTGA